The following coding sequences lie in one Ostrinia nubilalis chromosome 2, ilOstNubi1.1, whole genome shotgun sequence genomic window:
- the LOC135079957 gene encoding uncharacterized protein LOC135079957: protein MDSESRSESALNSPTEPDVSLAASLTDPLEAHTLEEARRTIRDLRMKYRAQAHQLLTWRRANRTQEELLTRLQREKAEQLKTLSSQLLLFESRLVRKQKEITNMLALRETIIMKQQKVIESLQSKLLDNGIDTSQTIPDFRDMLQDTHITGDFDSLNDSDSAVIMEDVDSDCSNLPHIPRFRSANPDSVTIVRSISDAIDPNLKYNVVRRSNGFLRRPEILETVYSVEEEVDGDSTKGLSAQNSTEKELKDANKTDEEKFKETSLLAQRRDNFRMRSVVLTAEVKSIDNDKDLKPKGGKEVWSYSYVPKRMMPANDSDEEVTSNPESDEGDPEPRPNHVVTYNRVMSNHRNVTKPKDVKYKRINKAKSKSLEELRGRLKNWVEKGSKLSSIPLEHAQSYA from the exons ATGGATTCAGAGAG CCGGAGCGAGTCGGCTCTGAACAGCCCAACGGAGCCGGATGTATCGCTCGCGGCCTCCCTTACGGACCCACTGGAGGCCCACACCTTGGAGGAGGCCAGGAGAACCATCAG GGACCTCCGGATGAAGTACCGCGCGCAAGCGCACCAGCTGCTAACATGGCGGCGCGCGAACCGCACGCAAGAGGAACTGCTGACCCGCCTGCAGCGGGAGAAGGCGGAGCAGCTCAAGACCCTCTCTAGCCAACTCCTCCTCTTCGAGTCACGACTCGTCCGCAAGCAGAAGGAGATCACCAACATGCTAGCTCTCCGCGAAACAATCATCATGAAGCAGCAAAAGGTCATCGAATCTCTCCAATCCAAACTACTCGACAACGGCATCGACACCTCCCAAACCATACCAGACTTCAGGGACATGCTGCAAGACACACACATTACAGGAGACTTCGATTCTCTAAATGATTCGGACTCCGCTGTCATCATGGAGGATGTTGACTCGGACTGCAGCAATCTCCCTCACATACCGCGTTTCAGATCAGCTAACCCTGACAGCGTGACGATAGTCAGGTCAATATCTGACGCCATAGACCCTAACTTGAAGTACAACGTAGTGAGGCGGTCGAATGGCTTCCTTCGGCGACCAGAAATACTAGAAACGGTCTACAGCGTCGAGGAAGAGGTCGACGGTGATTCCACTAAAGGTCTCAGCGCTCAGAATAGCACAGAAAAGGAGCTGAAAGACGCAAACAAAACTGACGAGGAGAAATTCAAAGAGACCAGTCTTCTAGCTCAGAGGCGTGATAATTTTAGGATGAGGAGCGTCGTGCTAACCGCTGAGGTGAAAAGCATTGACAACGACAAGGATCTCAAGCCCAAAGGCGGTAAGGAGGTGTGGTCGTACAGTTACGTGCCAAAAAGGATGATGCCTGCCAACGACTCTGATGAGGAGGTGACTTCCAACCCCGAGAGCGACGAGGGCGACCCCGAGCCGAGGCCCAACCACGTCGTGACCTACAACCGAGTGATGTCCAACCACAGGAATGTGACCAAACCTAAAGACGTTAAGTATAAGAGGATAAATAAGGCGAAATCTAAAAGCTTAGAAGAATTGCGGGGTAGGTTAAAGAACTGGGTGGAGAAAGGCAGTAAATTGTCGAGCATACCGCTCGAGCATGCTCAGAGTTACGCCTGA